A genomic window from Desulfonatronum thiosulfatophilum includes:
- a CDS encoding LysM peptidoglycan-binding domain-containing protein has product MPLRSSLLILIMTLLLSACAANQKQTPVSTLPLPTHAQQDKNVRQIADGQSTTLELIEEGELTYLPDPPLDAFGQPMVDLQTPLTEAEQRALDTPTEFEFVLDIKETKDVERYFRYFTHEGRDRFEMWLRRSEQFLPEVRDIFASYGLPHDLIYLPFLESGYNPMAYSRAGAGGMWQFMPATGQMYGMTFDWWIDQRRDPRLSTHAAAAYLSRLYDMFNCWHLALAAYNAGEGRISRAMQRSGTDNYFDLAAINNLLANETRHYVPKFMAILKIIQNLEELGFDPIDWSNGPSLAEMEIKGGTDLVALSNSCGMDWETFRSYNPSFRRQVSPPERNLKIFVPQEKQQLVAAYLKKPTTSTLTGFQRYQVRRGDSWWVLSSRFNTPIDVLKRINNKNTNTLRIGESLMVPGSPAVVAAAQNAGNSAATQERASQRANYVIQSGDTLWQLSRKFGVTVQTLAQANGISEKQTLQVGQRMYIPQVDRAGSTARASVTPKVVQYKVRNGDNLWRIAQRFGVTTNNLVAWNKLPRNGLIRPGDNLKIYVP; this is encoded by the coding sequence ATGCCCCTACGTTCGAGCCTTCTTATCCTGATAATGACTCTTCTTCTCTCGGCCTGCGCCGCCAACCAAAAGCAGACGCCCGTATCAACACTTCCGCTTCCAACACATGCGCAACAGGATAAGAATGTCAGACAAATTGCGGATGGGCAATCAACCACACTGGAATTGATTGAAGAAGGCGAGCTGACGTACTTGCCTGATCCTCCACTTGATGCCTTCGGACAACCCATGGTTGATTTGCAAACACCCTTGACCGAAGCGGAGCAGCGGGCCCTAGACACACCCACTGAATTTGAATTCGTTCTGGATATTAAAGAAACGAAAGATGTTGAGCGTTATTTTCGTTATTTTACCCACGAAGGCCGCGATCGGTTTGAAATGTGGCTGAGACGGTCCGAGCAATTTCTGCCCGAGGTACGTGACATATTCGCAAGCTACGGTTTGCCTCATGATCTAATATATCTGCCCTTTCTTGAAAGCGGCTACAATCCCATGGCCTACTCCAGGGCTGGCGCTGGCGGGATGTGGCAATTCATGCCCGCTACCGGACAAATGTACGGTATGACGTTTGACTGGTGGATTGACCAACGCCGCGATCCCCGGCTCTCCACTCACGCCGCGGCCGCCTATCTATCCAGGCTCTATGACATGTTCAACTGCTGGCATTTGGCCCTGGCTGCCTATAATGCCGGAGAAGGGCGTATATCACGTGCCATGCAGCGTAGTGGCACGGACAATTATTTTGACCTCGCCGCCATTAACAATTTGCTTGCCAATGAGACTCGCCATTATGTTCCGAAATTCATGGCTATCCTCAAAATAATCCAGAATCTTGAAGAGCTTGGTTTTGACCCCATCGACTGGTCCAATGGGCCGTCCTTGGCGGAGATGGAGATCAAAGGAGGGACGGATCTGGTCGCCTTGTCCAACTCTTGCGGTATGGATTGGGAAACATTCCGTAGTTACAACCCTTCTTTTCGTCGCCAGGTAAGCCCACCTGAACGCAATTTAAAAATATTTGTCCCTCAAGAAAAACAGCAACTTGTTGCTGCGTATTTAAAAAAACCGACAACCTCTACCCTTACCGGCTTCCAGCGATATCAGGTTCGACGGGGCGACTCCTGGTGGGTGCTTTCATCGCGGTTCAACACGCCCATTGATGTATTAAAACGGATCAACAACAAAAATACGAATACTCTACGAATTGGTGAATCACTCATGGTGCCCGGTTCTCCGGCAGTCGTTGCCGCTGCCCAGAATGCAGGCAATAGTGCCGCCACTCAGGAAAGGGCGAGCCAGCGGGCCAATTATGTAATTCAATCCGGCGACACGCTCTGGCAGCTTTCACGCAAATTTGGAGTAACTGTCCAAACATTGGCCCAGGCCAACGGGATTTCTGAAAAGCAAACCCTTCAAGTTGGACAACGCATGTACATACCCCAGGTTGATCGCGCCGGTTCCACTGCTCGCGCCTCCGTTACTCCCAAAGTCGTACAGTACAAGGTCCGTAATGGTGATAACCTCTGGCGCATAGCCCAACGTTTCGGCGTCACGACCAACAATCTCGTTGCCTGGAACAAGTTGCCGCGTAACGGACTCATTCGTCCAGGCGATAATTTGAAGATTTACGTTCCTTGA
- the aroE gene encoding shikimate dehydrogenase, which translates to MTSTDQEFFVPDAIYGIIGHPLGHTLSPLLHNWGFRKYGLQAAYFRWPLLPENLPEFLAAVRTLPIFGVSVTIPHKRAVMPYLDDYSQDARHVGAVNTLYWKEGRLWGENTDVLGFLKPLETHLALIQSALILGVGGAARAALQGLKQAGVQQIAITGRKPEAAEQLAQEFGVNRLDWTGRADWRGDLLVNATPLGMMGQLVEQSPWPGEMTDIRHVYDLVYNPRKTAFLRQGETSGAHTIEGMDMFTAQAIAQFQLWTGLTPDSVDFRNIVMSALHT; encoded by the coding sequence ATGACATCCACTGATCAAGAATTTTTTGTCCCCGATGCAATTTACGGGATCATTGGCCATCCTCTCGGACATACCCTGAGCCCTTTGCTGCACAATTGGGGCTTTCGAAAATACGGTCTCCAGGCCGCCTATTTTCGCTGGCCCTTGCTCCCCGAGAACCTGCCTGAATTTCTCGCCGCCGTGCGGACCCTCCCCATTTTTGGGGTCAGTGTCACCATACCTCACAAACGAGCCGTCATGCCCTACCTGGATGATTATTCCCAGGATGCTCGGCATGTGGGCGCGGTGAATACCCTATATTGGAAAGAAGGAAGATTGTGGGGCGAGAATACGGACGTCCTGGGATTCCTGAAACCTCTTGAAACTCATCTGGCTTTGATACAGTCGGCCTTGATTCTCGGGGTGGGCGGTGCGGCGAGGGCCGCATTACAGGGATTGAAACAGGCAGGTGTGCAACAGATCGCTATAACAGGAAGAAAGCCTGAGGCCGCTGAGCAGCTGGCTCAAGAATTTGGCGTCAATCGTCTGGATTGGACAGGGCGTGCCGACTGGCGGGGAGATCTGCTGGTCAACGCCACGCCATTGGGAATGATGGGACAACTGGTTGAGCAATCTCCGTGGCCCGGTGAAATGACGGACATCCGGCATGTCTACGATCTCGTCTACAACCCACGCAAGACCGCATTTCTGCGTCAAGGCGAAACCTCAGGCGCACACACCATTGAGGGCATGGACATGTTTACCGCCCAAGCCATCGCCCAGTTTCAACTCTGGACCGGACTCACTCCTGATTCGGTAGATTTTCGCAATATTGTCATGTCAGCCTTGCATACATGA
- a CDS encoding 2-oxoacid:acceptor oxidoreductase family protein — protein sequence MNSYQDVIVAGFGGQGVMLIGTLLAYAAMEDGQNVTYLPVYGPEMRGGTANCTVVVSREDIGSPIIHNARSLIAMNRPSLEKFQPRVQDGGIIVINSSLVDMELADAERVRTVGVPANEIADSLGNTRMANMVAIGAYVQLTGVVPLSVVKESLKKVISPNYAKMIPANEQAIQAGADAVSR from the coding sequence ATGAACTCCTATCAGGATGTAATCGTGGCCGGTTTCGGCGGTCAGGGAGTCATGCTGATCGGAACATTGCTGGCCTATGCCGCCATGGAAGACGGCCAGAATGTGACGTATCTGCCGGTCTACGGCCCGGAAATGCGGGGAGGAACGGCAAACTGCACCGTGGTGGTATCGCGGGAGGACATCGGATCGCCGATTATCCACAACGCACGCTCGCTCATCGCCATGAACCGACCATCATTGGAAAAGTTTCAGCCCAGGGTCCAGGATGGCGGTATCATCGTCATCAATTCCTCCCTGGTCGACATGGAGCTTGCGGATGCAGAGCGCGTTCGCACGGTGGGAGTGCCGGCAAATGAAATTGCCGACAGCCTCGGCAACACACGGATGGCGAATATGGTTGCCATCGGAGCATATGTACAACTGACCGGGGTAGTCCCCCTGAGCGTCGTCAAGGAGAGCCTGAAAAAGGTGATCTCACCGAATTACGCCAAGATGATCCCGGCCAATGAGCAGGCAATCCAAGCCGGTGCGGACGCGGTCAGCAGATAA
- a CDS encoding thiamine pyrophosphate-dependent enzyme, translating to MKNGKEAFTLPSVLADIPTHYCPGCQHGVAQRLVAECLEELGLAEKAICVGSIGCSVFIYNYLKVDAVEAPHGRAPAVATGVKRARPEAAVFTYQGDGDLASIGLAETMHCANRGERVSIIFVNNTVYGMTGGQMAPTTMVGQKTTTCPSGRCAENEGEAIKMTEIIASLGGTAYAARVAVDTVKRLRDAKRAVRKAFEAPMNNLGLGFVEILATCPTNWKMTPVQANKRISEELIPYFPLGTFKDLSVKEDA from the coding sequence ATGAAAAATGGAAAAGAAGCTTTCACCTTGCCAAGCGTCCTGGCGGACATCCCCACCCACTATTGCCCTGGATGTCAACATGGCGTGGCACAGCGGCTGGTAGCGGAATGTCTGGAGGAACTGGGCCTTGCCGAAAAGGCCATCTGTGTCGGGTCCATAGGATGCTCTGTTTTTATCTATAACTATCTCAAAGTAGACGCCGTTGAGGCGCCCCACGGCAGAGCCCCGGCCGTGGCTACCGGAGTCAAACGGGCCAGACCTGAAGCTGCCGTGTTCACCTATCAGGGTGACGGGGATCTGGCGTCCATTGGTTTGGCGGAAACCATGCACTGCGCCAACCGGGGAGAACGCGTGAGCATTATCTTCGTGAACAATACCGTGTACGGGATGACAGGCGGACAGATGGCTCCGACGACCATGGTTGGGCAGAAAACCACGACCTGCCCGAGTGGCCGTTGCGCCGAAAATGAAGGAGAGGCGATCAAGATGACGGAAATTATCGCCTCTCTCGGCGGAACCGCCTATGCTGCCCGTGTAGCGGTGGACACGGTCAAGCGGTTAAGGGATGCCAAGAGAGCCGTGCGCAAGGCGTTTGAAGCGCCGATGAACAATCTCGGTCTTGGTTTCGTGGAAATCCTGGCCACCTGTCCGACAAATTGGAAAATGACGCCGGTGCAGGCCAACAAACGAATATCCGAAGAACTGATCCCCTATTTTCCATTGGGTACGTTCAAGGATCTTTCGGTTAAGGAGGATGCATAA